The Vulcanimicrobium alpinum sequence GCCTCGTCCTCCATCGTTGCTTGCTCCTAACTCGGAAGACACTCGAAGTGATCCCGCTTGTCACGTTCGCGCCGAGGATGATGATGCTGAGGTCGCCGACTTCCTGGACAGCTAATCGCTTACCCACGTGTCCATAGCCTACTATGTCAACACTGCTCATCGAAGATCGGCCGCCGGCTCGATCCTACCGCGACCTCGCGCGCTGAGCATGGCGTCAGGCCTGAGTCTCGGGCATCGAACATATGTTCGCACGGCTCGTTGGTTTGCCTTTGCGCGGCGCACCCCGCGATCGCTGGCTTCGCAAAATAGTAAAGTGATGCACGACTTGCAGGCCATTTTAGACAGGCCGTGCAACGGCTTTGAAGCAAGCCTGGATTGGTTGCAACTTAAAGTGTGATTCACGTCTCACGCCGAGCGACTTCAGGCCTGTATTGTAAAGACATCATTACCGCGGCCGAGTCAAGTCCCAAATCTGCTGTAATTCCGGTTCGTCGATCGCGTAAGTTAGGCTGCTCGTCTGTCTCGTTTTACGGCGGCCGGCTTGGCCACCGTCGTTGCTTTCCATTCGAAGTATTCGGTCATGTCGAAGTAGGCTCGGCTTAACCATTCGTCGTTTTGCTCGGAGAGTAACGCGCCGACCATGCGAATCGCTGCGGCGTCGTTTGGGAAAATGCGAATGACTTTCTCCCGGCGACGAATCTCTTCATTGAGCCGCTCTTGCATGTTGCTCGTGCGCAGTCGCCGACGATATTTCTCCGGCAGCGGCAAGATCGCAAACATGTCTTCGAACGCTCCTTCCAAGCACACGCACGACTTCGGCGCTGTTTCTGCGAAGCGGGCCATGAATTCCGCATATCGACGCTCAGCCTCTTTGCGATCAGTTGCGAGAAAGATCAGCCGAGCTGCAGCGGTTACGTTTTCGCGTTCTTTCTTGGGCGCGTGATCGAGCAAGTTCTTCATCACGTGGAACTGGCAGCGCTGCCATGTCGCGCCGACGAATTGCTTGGCGATCGCCTCGCGTAAGCCCGAGTGATTGTCGGAGACGGCAACGTCGACGCCGTGCAAGCCGCGTGCTTTGAGGCCGCGAAAGAACTCGTTCCACGTCGCAAAGCTCTCCGAATCGCCGATCGAAAGACCAAGGATTTCTCGGTATCCGTCAGCGCGAATGCCGCTCGCGATGAGGAGCGCTTTGCTGACGACGCTCTTGTCGGTGCGCACCTTCGTAAAGAGCGCGTCAACGATGATGAACGGGTACGCCGCATCAAGCCGACGATTCAAGAATCCCGCGACCGGCTCGTCAAGGGCCTTCGCGAGGCGACTGACCGTCGACTTCGAAAACGACGTCCCACACAGACCTTCGGTTATCCGCGTGACCTTCCGCGTCGAGACGCCGTTGACGACCATCTCCATCAGGCCCACGACAAAGGCTTGTTCGCTGCGGCGATAACGCTCAAAGATGTCGGTTGAGAAGCTGCCGTCGCGCGTTTGCGGCACGCGCAGGACCAGCGATCCGACGCGGGTCGAGAGCTGTCGATCGCGATACCCATTCCGATAGCCCTCCCGTTCTTGACAGCGTTCGTACCGCTCGGCGCCCAGATGATCGCGCATCTGCGCCTCGAGCACTTGGTTCAAAATCGTTTCGACGAGCTTCCCGAGCGCCGCAGGTTGATCGAGCAACGCTGGAATCGCGTCGCGGGATAGGGTAAGATCGTAATCGGCCACCGTTCCGGTCCTTTCGATTGAAGTGTTGTCAACGTCAATCTTCGAACCGGAGCGGTGGCTACCCGCCCGCTGAATTTACATCAATGGCGCTTCAGGACTTCGGGTGGGCGGGCAAGAGGTCGAGCCCACCACAGTGGAATAGAATCGCCGCTGCAAATCGGCCCTCATTGCGATAGCCGCGCGCGCGGAATTTGATCATTTGGATCTTGCTGTTGAGGCTCTCGGCTGCCGCATTGGTGATCGGCTTGCGAATGTACGTGATGATGTTCGCAAAGTGACGTTTGAGCGTGCGCGCGACGCTGATCATTTCGGGCAATTGAGAGTGCGTCGCCCACCGGTACCAATCGGCAAAGAAACGACGCGCTGCGGACTCACGCCGATATCGCCAGAACTCCGTAAAGTGCTCCTTCATCGACCACGCGCGGCCAAGGCGTTTGTACTGGCTCCGCAAGGCGCTCAGATCACGTCGTTCGTCGCGGTCGAGATTCGCAAACGAGCGCAACCAGGAATACTTAGTCCCTTTCAATGCCGTTCGGTCGAGCGTCTTGTCACGCATCATCGCTCGACGAGTGAGATCGACGGCTTTGGTGAGATATGCCGTGATGTGGTACTTATCGAAGACGATCTTCCGTGCCGCATCGGGCACGTGTGCTACGGTCGACTCGAAGTACGGCTGCCACATATCCATCGCGATGCCCTCAATGGCATGAAGTTGTTCGTGCGAAAGGCCGTCGTAGAAAGCGTCAATCGATTCGCGCTTGCGACCGCGACCGACCCACAGGACCTCGCCGCGGTCCAAGTCGGACACGATCGTGAAGTACCGATGCCGCTTTTTGACGGCCTTCTCGTCGATGCCGAGATGCCGCACAAGACGTGGCAGTCGCCGCTGCTTACCGCGCTCGACCGCCCGGAGCATAATGGAATCGACTTGCTCCCAGCTGATGCCCAAGCGACGCGCGACCGCCGCGACGGACATCTCGAGTAGGAGGGCGATCGCCAAACGCTCGAAGCGCGACGTAAACTCGGTGCGACCGCTTGACCAGGGAATCGCAACGGTCGTGACGCCGTGCTCGGGACAATCGATCCGGGGTACGGAGGCGTGCAAGAAAAGTTGGTCGCCGGCCAGATCGAGGTCACGCCAGACGCGCTCGCGATGATCGTGCTTGGGGCACTCCCGATCGCATTTTGGACAGCGACCCGCGCCTTGCCATTCAAGCCGAACATCGACCCGATTTCGCTCGA is a genomic window containing:
- a CDS encoding IS256 family transposase, producing the protein MADYDLTLSRDAIPALLDQPAALGKLVETILNQVLEAQMRDHLGAERYERCQEREGYRNGYRDRQLSTRVGSLVLRVPQTRDGSFSTDIFERYRRSEQAFVVGLMEMVVNGVSTRKVTRITEGLCGTSFSKSTVSRLAKALDEPVAGFLNRRLDAAYPFIIVDALFTKVRTDKSVVSKALLIASGIRADGYREILGLSIGDSESFATWNEFFRGLKARGLHGVDVAVSDNHSGLREAIAKQFVGATWQRCQFHVMKNLLDHAPKKERENVTAAARLIFLATDRKEAERRYAEFMARFAETAPKSCVCLEGAFEDMFAILPLPEKYRRRLRTSNMQERLNEEIRRREKVIRIFPNDAAAIRMVGALLSEQNDEWLSRAYFDMTEYFEWKATTVAKPAAVKRDRRAA
- a CDS encoding ISL3 family transposase, encoding MRDTEFIRGLLRVEDPWDVTESKLDLERNRVDVRLEWQGAGRCPKCDRECPKHDHRERVWRDLDLAGDQLFLHASVPRIDCPEHGVTTVAIPWSSGRTEFTSRFERLAIALLLEMSVAAVARRLGISWEQVDSIMLRAVERGKQRRLPRLVRHLGIDEKAVKKRHRYFTIVSDLDRGEVLWVGRGRKRESIDAFYDGLSHEQLHAIEGIAMDMWQPYFESTVAHVPDAARKIVFDKYHITAYLTKAVDLTRRAMMRDKTLDRTALKGTKYSWLRSFANLDRDERRDLSALRSQYKRLGRAWSMKEHFTEFWRYRRESAARRFFADWYRWATHSQLPEMISVARTLKRHFANIITYIRKPITNAAAESLNSKIQMIKFRARGYRNEGRFAAAILFHCGGLDLLPAHPKS